The Bradyrhizobium sp. LLZ17 genomic sequence GATCGCTGCGCGCTTCATTTCGATGCTTGTGTTGTTCGGGGCTGACGATCCAGCCACGCTTGCGCCGCAGGGACGCGCGTGAGACCCGGGACCGTCGCGGCGAGGTTGATGGACTTCCACTTCGGATCGAAACCGGGCGCCTGCAATCTATCGATCCGGGAGAACAGGTGTTCGATGAAGCGTGCGACGCGCTCAGAGCGATTTGACTTGGCCGGCCAATTGAAAGCGACCAGAGCGGTCGGCACGGCGATGGTTGAAACCCGTTCACCTTGCTTGATCAGATTGGGATAGTCGGTCGCGTCGAGAGAGGCGGGAAGATAGTAATCCTCGAACTTGCTCTCGTACGGGACAGGCAGGAACTTGAAGCCCGGCTCCCACCGGCCCTTCACGAAGGCATCCACGGGTTTTGATGTAATGAAGACGACGGCTGCCATCTCGCCTTTGCGCATCTGCTCGAGTGCCACCTGGTGCGGAATGAACGTTTTTTCCACCTCGATATTGAGGCGGCTGAAGATCAGCGGTCCTGAATAGGCCGCTGCGGTGCCCTGGGTATTGAAGTTGACCTTCTTGCCGGCGAGGTCGTTCAAACTTCGAATTTCCGGTCGAACGAAGATCTGCAGCTCGGACGGGAACAGATTCAGGACATATGCAATTCGTCGCTGTATGTCCGGTACCTCGGTCTTGTATTCCTCGAGCACGTCGGAATTGATGATTGCCGCATCGATGCCGCGCAGATGGAGCAGGGAGTTCAGGTTCTCCGTGGCCCCGCGTGTCACGACCGGAAGAACATGCAGGTCGTCCCCATCGTCGACCACGCGCGCGATCTCTGAAGCCAGCCGGATCGGTGCGCCCTCGAGGAGACCCCCGGCCAAGCCAACAGTCCAGGCGTTCATGGAAAGAACTTCAGGCCTCTGCTGCGGTGGCTCGGGCCGTGTCAGACGAACCTTGTGAGGCCGACTATCCTGCGACCGCGCAGCTGCCCAAGGCTGAATGGGCAGGAGCAATGGTGCGAACGCGGCGAGTAAGAGCAGCCGACGCAATCCGATAAGCCTTTTCATCGACCAACTCCTCTAGACATGCTGCATTCGTGTCGGTGCTTTCGATCCTTTGA encodes the following:
- a CDS encoding TAXI family TRAP transporter solute-binding subunit, whose product is MKRLIGLRRLLLLAAFAPLLLPIQPWAAARSQDSRPHKVRLTRPEPPQQRPEVLSMNAWTVGLAGGLLEGAPIRLASEIARVVDDGDDLHVLPVVTRGATENLNSLLHLRGIDAAIINSDVLEEYKTEVPDIQRRIAYVLNLFPSELQIFVRPEIRSLNDLAGKKVNFNTQGTAAAYSGPLIFSRLNIEVEKTFIPHQVALEQMRKGEMAAVVFITSKPVDAFVKGRWEPGFKFLPVPYESKFEDYYLPASLDATDYPNLIKQGERVSTIAVPTALVAFNWPAKSNRSERVARFIEHLFSRIDRLQAPGFDPKWKSINLAATVPGLTRVPAAQAWLDRQPRTTQASK